A part of Ptychodera flava strain L36383 chromosome 11, AS_Pfla_20210202, whole genome shotgun sequence genomic DNA contains:
- the LOC139144179 gene encoding uncharacterized protein — translation MERFIGILVLLSTSDFVQGQCEFDCYTYKNYCMDQGKDISEDVRYECAPCSDICHASDDDSNEKPSSECVDYCSHYLWYRSFEKQNNGFLGKTLYGDISLVAIICITFSAVCVMVVLRIIEKCKLKKKYKHYTNVTELHRKEADIPNSVSISTVTQVQNHQFESNNDQPANGRAHGHQHGGRLDSETNMTLNSAGNGHAVLHAIPSDGDSDNSTQVLKS, via the exons ATGGAAAGATTTATCGGAATACTCGTGCTCCTCTCGACGTCTGACTTTGTCCAGGGCCAGTGTGAATTTGACTGTTACACGTATAAGAACTATTGCATGGACCAAGGCAAAGATATATCTGAAGATGTGCGGTATGAGTGTGCACCTTGTAGTGACATATGCCATGCTTCGGACGATGATTCCAACGAGAAACCATCATCCGAATGTGTCGATTACTGTTCTC ATTATCTCTGGTACAGAAGTTTTGAGAAACAGAACAACG GTTTTCTTGGCAAAACGCTGTACGGTGATATTTCCCTCGTCGCTATCATATGCATCACATTCAGTGCTGTCTGTGTGATGGTCGTTCTGCGTATAATAGAGAAGTGTAAACTAAAGAAAAAGTACAAGCATTACACAAATGTTACAG AATTACATAGGAAAGAAGCTGATATCCCCAACAGTGTGTCGATATCTACAGTTACACAAGTACAAAATCATCAATTTGAAAGTAACAACG ATCAACCAGCGAACGGGCGTGCACACGGACACCAGCATGGCGGCAGACTCGACAGTGAGACAAACATGACGTTAAACAGTGCTGGAAATGGGCATGCTGTCCTACACGCAATTCCGTCTGACGGAGATAGTGATAATTCGACTCAAGTCTTGAAGTCCTAA